Proteins co-encoded in one Ponticoccus alexandrii genomic window:
- the tldD gene encoding metalloprotease TldD produces MSDAPFRPFETHLDQGRASAILRETLAGAEDGELFLERRRSESLVLDDGRVKTASYDAAEGFGLRAVNGEVAGYAHSTEISESALKRAAQTARLAVGEGGGVMAPPPAGTNRTLYTDADPIAGASFPVKIDTLKEIDAFARGLDSRVVQVTATIAASLQEVAILRPEGGLVTDVRPMTRVNVSVIVEENGRREAGTAGGGGRVTLEGLLEPQDWQSKAREALRIALVNLRAEPAPAGVMDIVLGPGWPGILLHEAIGHGLEGDANRKGASTFAGLMGQQIAAKGVTVLDDGTIPDRRGSITVDDEGTPSGKNVLIEDGRLVGFMQDRQNARLMGVAPTGNGRRQSYAHIPMPRMTNTYMLGGDSDPADIVADLKDGIYAVGFGGGQVDTTSGKFVFSCTEAYRVKDGKVGAPVKGATLIGDGATALQQIRALGNDMALDPGMGNCGKQGQWVPVGVGQPTVMIGGLTVGGSGV; encoded by the coding sequence ATGAGCGACGCCCCCTTCCGCCCGTTCGAGACCCATCTGGACCAGGGCCGCGCCTCTGCCATCCTGCGCGAAACCCTTGCGGGGGCTGAGGATGGCGAGCTTTTCCTTGAACGCCGCCGGTCCGAGTCGCTGGTTCTGGACGACGGTCGGGTGAAGACCGCCAGCTATGACGCCGCCGAGGGTTTCGGCCTGCGCGCGGTGAACGGCGAGGTCGCGGGCTACGCCCATTCGACCGAGATTTCCGAAAGCGCGCTGAAACGGGCGGCGCAGACGGCGCGGCTTGCGGTCGGGGAGGGCGGCGGCGTCATGGCACCCCCGCCTGCGGGCACGAACCGCACGCTTTATACAGATGCCGACCCGATCGCGGGGGCGTCCTTCCCGGTCAAGATCGACACGCTGAAAGAGATCGACGCTTTTGCGCGCGGTCTCGATTCGCGCGTCGTGCAGGTGACGGCGACGATCGCGGCCTCCCTGCAGGAGGTGGCCATCCTGCGCCCTGAGGGCGGGCTGGTCACGGATGTGCGCCCGATGACGCGGGTCAATGTCTCCGTCATCGTCGAAGAGAACGGCCGCCGCGAAGCCGGCACCGCCGGGGGCGGCGGGCGCGTCACGCTGGAGGGCCTGCTGGAGCCGCAGGACTGGCAATCCAAAGCGCGCGAGGCGTTGCGGATCGCGCTGGTGAACCTGCGTGCAGAACCCGCGCCCGCCGGTGTCATGGACATCGTGCTTGGCCCCGGCTGGCCCGGCATCCTGCTGCACGAGGCCATCGGCCACGGGCTGGAGGGCGACGCCAACCGCAAGGGCGCGTCGACCTTCGCGGGGCTGATGGGCCAGCAGATCGCCGCCAAGGGTGTGACGGTGCTGGACGACGGCACCATCCCCGACCGGCGCGGCTCTATCACCGTGGACGACGAGGGCACGCCCTCGGGCAAGAACGTGCTGATCGAGGACGGGCGGCTGGTGGGCTTCATGCAGGACCGTCAGAACGCCCGGCTGATGGGTGTGGCGCCCACCGGCAACGGGCGGCGCCAGAGCTATGCGCATATCCCGATGCCGCGCATGACCAACACCTACATGCTGGGCGGCGATTCGGACCCGGCGGACATCGTGGCCGACCTCAAGGACGGCATCTATGCCGTGGGCTTCGGCGGCGGTCAGGTGGACACCACGAGCGGCAAGTTCGTGTTCTCCTGCACAGAGGCCTACCGCGTGAAGGACGGCAAGGTCGGCGCGCCGGTCAAGGGCGCCACCCTGATCGGCGACGGCGCCACGGCGCTGCAGCAGATCCGGGCGCTCGGCAACGACATGGCGCTCGACCCGGGCATGGGCAACTGCGGCAAGCAGGGGCAATGGGTCCCGGTGGGCGTGGGCCAGCCCACGGTCATGATCGGCGGACTGACGGTGGGTGGCTCTGGCGTCTGA
- the dprA gene encoding DNA-processing protein DprA, which yields MRDERYSSIHPPLPPTTEDDRVAWLRLLRSRRVGPTTFWKLMADHGTAQRSLEALPEVARAAGVDGYSLCPEGVVLAEMKAARMAGARMICRGDGAYPPPLAALPDAPPLLWAIGSPDVLSRPMVAVVGARNASSLGVRMARSLAGDLGAAGYVVVSGLARGIDAAAHGAALASGTVAVLAGGVDVVYPPENARLSDEIVAKGGLRLSEQPMRIQPVVRHFPVRNRIISGMTSGVVVVEAAAKSGSLITARNALDQGREVMAVPGHPLDGRAGGCNILIRDGAKLVRSAEDIIEQLPPSPEPSGQGALPLEAPPEPPKDRRTLQQAAALHQQILDRLGPSPVSEDQLIRDLGSAAKAVSPALTDLELEGRVQRQPGGMLALVPR from the coding sequence ATGCGCGACGAACGTTACTCTTCCATTCACCCCCCACTCCCACCCACCACGGAAGACGATCGTGTGGCCTGGCTCCGTCTCTTGCGCTCTCGTCGGGTGGGGCCGACGACCTTCTGGAAGCTGATGGCGGATCACGGCACGGCGCAGCGCTCGCTTGAGGCGCTGCCCGAGGTTGCCCGCGCCGCCGGGGTCGATGGCTATAGCCTGTGCCCCGAGGGCGTCGTTCTGGCAGAGATGAAGGCAGCGCGGATGGCCGGGGCGCGGATGATCTGCCGGGGCGACGGGGCCTATCCCCCGCCGCTGGCCGCGCTGCCCGACGCGCCGCCGCTGCTGTGGGCGATTGGCAGCCCGGATGTCCTGTCGCGACCGATGGTGGCGGTGGTGGGCGCGCGCAATGCCTCGTCGCTTGGGGTGCGGATGGCGCGCAGCCTGGCCGGGGACCTAGGAGCGGCTGGTTATGTCGTTGTTTCGGGACTGGCGCGCGGGATCGATGCAGCGGCCCATGGCGCGGCGTTGGCCAGCGGGACGGTTGCGGTGCTGGCCGGTGGAGTCGACGTGGTCTACCCCCCGGAGAACGCACGCCTGTCGGACGAGATCGTGGCGAAGGGCGGGCTGCGGCTGTCGGAACAGCCGATGCGCATACAGCCCGTGGTACGGCACTTTCCGGTGCGCAACCGGATCATTTCCGGCATGACCTCGGGCGTCGTGGTGGTCGAGGCGGCGGCCAAGTCCGGCAGCCTGATCACCGCCCGCAACGCGCTGGATCAGGGGCGCGAGGTCATGGCGGTCCCGGGCCATCCGCTGGACGGGAGGGCGGGGGGCTGCAACATCCTGATCCGCGACGGCGCGAAACTGGTGCGCAGCGCCGAGGACATCATCGAGCAACTGCCGCCCTCGCCAGAGCCGTCGGGGCAGGGGGCGCTGCCCCTTGAGGCGCCACCCGAGCCGCCGAAGGACCGGCGCACGCTGCAGCAGGCGGCGGCGCTGCACCAGCAGATCCTTGACCGGCTGGGTCCTTCCCCGGTCTCGGAGGACCAGCTGATCCGCGACCTCGGCTCGGCGGCAAAGGCGGTCAGCCCGGCGTTGACCGACCTGGAACTGGAGGGACGGGTGCAGCGCCAGCCGGGCGGGATGCTGGCGCTGGTGCCCCGATAG